The sequence GGAAAGTCCGGAACGCATTGCAGAGTTCGGTAAGAATGCCCGTCAGCAGTCTTTGGAATGTTTTGATCCGAATAAATTGCTAGAGCAGACATTGTCAGTTTATGAGCAAAGCTGGCAACACTTACGGTCCCAACTGGTAACAGGAGAGGCAAATGTTCGGCCGTAAATCCACAGAACGTGGTTTCCCAAAGCATGAGGAAATTGTTCTGCACAAGGTCATAGAACAAGTGGAGAAGGTGCTGCGTCAGATGCAAACGGAGGGAAAAGACCTGACTCGGGTACGTATCAAACGATTCCAAAAGACACATCATGTAAACTGCCGCTGTCAGCAATGCAAGTTGGCAGAGGAAAAAAAAGATCCACGTTTGCGAGGACTATTGGAAGATGGTTTTAAAGTCTATCTTGATAAGACGCGCGAGTGACTAGTCTGGAGAACTATCAGGAAGGCGTATTCAGCGTGGCAGAGGAACTGGCGGATCTCTGGACAGGCTTTTGCTTTGAACAGGGTGTAGCTGGCTGCGAAATTCTTCAAGAAGCTGATGGTGAACAAAGACTGAAATGCTACCTGACCGAACCACAAGCACTTGATGAGTGGATTTCTCGTTTTCGTAACGAGTATCCAAAAGCAGTTGGAAAACTAGAGTTAGTAGAGTATCGACTCTGCCCGAATGAAAATTGGCGTTTGGGTTGGCATGATCATTTTCAGCCTGTAGAAATCGGTCGAACTCTATTGATTGCACCTGTCTGGTACGAAAAGGACCTGCCTGAGAATCGTCAGGTAATTTGGCTGGAGCCAGGACAGGCGTTTGGAACAGGAACCCACGTCTCTACTCGCTTGGCACTGGAGATGCTCGAACTGGTTATTTTGCAGGAAGCTCAGGTGCCGACCAGTCTTATCGATGTGGGTACAGGGTCGGGCATTCTTGGCTTGGCTGCGACTCGTCTCGGAATTTCAAAAATTATAGCTTGTGACAATGATCCGGTAGTCCTGCCAGAGGCTCTTCACAATTTTGAACTGAATCAGCGGGGTCAACATTTTTGGGGCGTTGTTGGTACGGCCAACATTATTAACAAACCGGCGCCACTGGTAATCAGCAATATGTTGTTAGAGGAACTAAAATCTGTGGTGGTAGATTTGGCAAGATTGACAGCAGCTGGTGGAACCCTGATTTGTAGTGGTCTTCTGACAGAGCAGGAAGAACCACTTGCAACCGCCTTAGCGAAATATGGCCTGCGCATTTGTGCTTCGACAGAGGCAGAAGGTTGGAGTGCCTTTGCTTACCGGGAAGCGGGCAAGTTCTAAGGTTACACAGCTTTTTCTTTGCGTCTCCCCAAAGATGGGGTTACTCTTGCTCAACTTGAAAAATTGTTGGTTGCTGTGAGCTTTGCTGCTCATGGATGCTTATTCTGTAATCACGAAAGGAGAGAAATCCCATGGAATTGCCTAACACTGAAGCTATGTCCATTGAGGAGAAAATTTGGTTTGCACGGGCTATTGCCGGCATGATTGTGGCCGATGGTCGAGTGGATGACTCAGAGCTCGAATTTCTTAAAGAGGCCATTTCTTTTCTGGAAGATCGTGATCAGGTGAATGGCATCATGGCTGTTGTGCGCCAAGGCAAGACACCATCGCTGGAAGCACGAAAGATTGATCCTAAGCAATCATTTATTATTCTCAAGTATCTTGCGGAGTTGATGGTTGTAGATGGGAAAATGTCGGAGACGGAAATCACCTTTTTCGTCTATGCGGGTGGTCTGTTGGGCTTCACCAGCAATATCCTTACGAAGCTATGGAAGACAGCACGGTCAATGCTGGAAGCAACCAAACCATTGGCAAAAATCTCTGCTGGTAAGAATGCCTCTCTAGTGCGACTCACTTCGCTCTCGGAATCCCGTTGTACTTTCCGGAACCCTCGGGCGATGGTTCCCAACATGCCGGTTTATATCCAGATTTCCAAGTCGGGTTCAGAGGAAGAATTCTACGATCGTGTTGAAGGCAGGGTGACTGGACAGCGCCAGGAAAAGTGGGATGAGAAGAGTGTCTCGATTCGCGTAGACATCGTCCAGAGACTGGGGGACCAACACGGTATTCTTCAGATCCTCTTCCCAGATCGTTACGAGGTCTCAACAGTTAATGATCGGCTCACACCGAAGAAATCCTCGTTGACTGGGCGTATCGTCAATTGTTTTGCTTGCGGCAATGATAAGGTTCATTTTTGGTCTTTGCGCGCCAGGAGCATGATTACCAAACAGAATATTTTTGGGATTCCAAAGTACCTAAGTCCTTCCGGATCTATGGACTTCTGCGATTTTAATCTGCTGGATGTGACGAGTTGTACCAGCTGTGGATTCTCTACCAATGTTTTGGAGCATTTCCGCTCACAGTCTAACCGGGACGCTCCCTTCAACGTAGAGCAGTTCCAGGAAGGATGGGAAGAGCGAATGCAGAGCTTGCTAGAAAAAATAAAAGATCCAGCAGCATTCATGAGTGAAGAACGAGATCTTGAGATGGCATTGCTCAGCTACGATTTAGCGATGGAGACCCATAAACGATTGTCGGAGGTTGCAGACACACCGTATGCCAACGTGCGTAAAATGGCCTCACTGAATATGGTGAAAGCTGAAATGCTCTCGGAGGCAGGTCGAATCGATGAAGCCAAGGCAGCACTGAAGGAAATCATTGAATGGCTCGAACCAATTTTTGAACAACTTGATAAGGTCGAGATCATCAAGGCTTGTTTACTGCTCTTTAGGCTCAAAGTGTATTTCAAAGACTTCCAGGGGGCTGGAGGGCTGATGAAGTTTATGGATAACTATGACACCGAAGGAAAATTGGATCAGGAATCTGAAGAGTTTAAGGTGCTTTCTGTATCGCAGCAGGCGTTAAAAAAGTGCTATGACGATCGTGAAGAGTACTCCGAAGAAAAACTGAAAACCTTCCATTTGCCTGAGTAAGTCCTACCTACGAAGACATTTCTCTTCCTACATGTATTTCTTCCAAAAGCTTCGCCTTCTGCTTTTGCTAGTGGGAGGCCTAGGCTTTTTCCTGCTGCCTATCCAACCAGTTTGTGCTCAAGTCTTTGAAGATGCCTGGGGGCTATTGCTGTTCAAGGGACAGACAGCTCAAAGTAACTTAGATGACATCGGTTTGATCAACTATACGGATTCACACGATCCTTCCAAAGCTCTGGATTTGGCGTACCCAAACACAGATGAGCTAGTTTATGGAGTGGAAGTCGCACGTCGAATATCAAGGAAGCTTTGGTGGTTCCATTATTTGGAACCTTACGTTACGGAATTGGAAGCTGCCCTGAGCATCAACTATCGAGAAAGCCAAACGAAAGTGATCAACGAGATTGGCCCCTCTGTAATATTCCGATGGAAGAACTTTCGATGGGATCGCTATGTGAAGACCACAATTGGCTTTGCTGAAGGAGTTTCTTACGCTTCCAAGATTCCAGATCAAGAGCGAACCGAAGGCAGGCCCTCCAAACACTTTATGAATTTGCTGACGCTAGATATCACTTTAGCTCCGCCGCAACTTCCAGAAGCTGAATTGTCTTTCCGGATTCATCATCGTTCTGCCGGGTATGGCCTTTATGGTGTGCGCAACACCAGCTCTAACATACTTGGGGTAGGTCTACGCTATCGTTGGGGAGTAGCTTTGTGAGCAAAGCTTTGGAAAGAGAGGCCTAGTTAGTCGTTAGTGTGGTCTGCTAGCAGATTTGTTAAAATGATTTGGTAGCAGCCTATTCTTTTTGATTAAATATATGAAATTCAAAAAGTAGAGAGATGAGTCGGTATTTAGAAAGTCTGTCTTGGCAGAATTGAAGAAGTAGTGGCATATCGGTGATAGTAGGGGACCATGGCTGTACGAGTGCATGAACATCACTCCGATTTTCTCCCTCCAGCAACTTGGGGAGATTCTGACCCAGATCTAGTTGGTGTTCTTGTTCCAGTATGACCTCCATCCGCTGAATAAAATATTGCATGAGTTCACGAGGCAGCCGACTGGTGAGTACCACTGCTTCAGTATCCAACAGACTGTGGATATTGATAACAGCCAAAGAGAGAGCTTGTGCTGCCTGTTCGACCCACTGATCAAAAATTTGACGCTGTTCACTACTGTCTTCACTAAGTTGAGTAATTTTTGATTTTTCGATTCCGGCTTTGCTTAGTTTGTTGAGCAGTAGAAATAAGGAGGCATGCTCTAACAGCAAGCTACTCTGGCCTGGAGAACCAATCTGCATCAGAGCTAAGTCTCCTGCGTTGCTGTTGGTTCCTCGTAGGATGTCTCCATCACAAACAACCCTTCCCCCAATCACTACATCTAAGAACAGGTAGACGAAATTATTCACTCGTTTGCCAACCCCAAAAAGCATCTCTGCTATCGCAGCGGCTGTTCTATCATTTTCCATGAATACATCGCAGCCAAAGCTCTGTTCCAGCGCATCAACAACATCAAAGCCTGCCCAAGCAGCGAGACGGTCTGATGTTTCCTGGTCCAGCCCTAACTCATTGTGCCATGCTTCCAACCGAAACGGTACTGCCACTCCAATACCTGCCAGTCGAAGAGCGCTTCCTGGATTGTTTGAAAACAATTGGTTGCTTTGCTGGAGAATGAGTTCCATCTCAGCCTCAGGTTGTGAGAGATCTTGCTGTAGAAAAACACGATCAATCACGACTCACGTGAAATCGACTAATACAATGGTGATATCCTTACGTCCTAACTTGATCCCCAGAGAGTAAGCGCCTTAAGAATTAAGTTGGATCTGGGTTGCGGGTTTGCCAATGGACCCATAGCGTTTGTGGGTTTCTACAACCAGTTCGTCCTTCAATAGTTTATTCATGAGCACGGATGCAGTTTGTGCGCTCAAACCGGTCATCCTTGAGATTTCTGCGCGGGACAGTTCTCCGTGGTGTCGCAAGCACTGTAGAACCAATCTTGCGTTTTGCGAATATTCCATGGGGGCTTTAATTG is a genomic window of SAR324 cluster bacterium containing:
- a CDS encoding 50S ribosomal protein L11 methyltransferase, translated to MTSLENYQEGVFSVAEELADLWTGFCFEQGVAGCEILQEADGEQRLKCYLTEPQALDEWISRFRNEYPKAVGKLELVEYRLCPNENWRLGWHDHFQPVEIGRTLLIAPVWYEKDLPENRQVIWLEPGQAFGTGTHVSTRLALEMLELVILQEAQVPTSLIDVGTGSGILGLAATRLGISKIIACDNDPVVLPEALHNFELNQRGQHFWGVVGTANIINKPAPLVISNMLLEELKSVVVDLARLTAAGGTLICSGLLTEQEEPLATALAKYGLRICASTEAEGWSAFAYREAGKF
- a CDS encoding DUF2225 domain-containing protein; translated protein: MELPNTEAMSIEEKIWFARAIAGMIVADGRVDDSELEFLKEAISFLEDRDQVNGIMAVVRQGKTPSLEARKIDPKQSFIILKYLAELMVVDGKMSETEITFFVYAGGLLGFTSNILTKLWKTARSMLEATKPLAKISAGKNASLVRLTSLSESRCTFRNPRAMVPNMPVYIQISKSGSEEEFYDRVEGRVTGQRQEKWDEKSVSIRVDIVQRLGDQHGILQILFPDRYEVSTVNDRLTPKKSSLTGRIVNCFACGNDKVHFWSLRARSMITKQNIFGIPKYLSPSGSMDFCDFNLLDVTSCTSCGFSTNVLEHFRSQSNRDAPFNVEQFQEGWEERMQSLLEKIKDPAAFMSEERDLEMALLSYDLAMETHKRLSEVADTPYANVRKMASLNMVKAEMLSEAGRIDEAKAALKEIIEWLEPIFEQLDKVEIIKACLLLFRLKVYFKDFQGAGGLMKFMDNYDTEGKLDQESEEFKVLSVSQQALKKCYDDREEYSEEKLKTFHLPE
- a CDS encoding ROK family protein → MIDRVFLQQDLSQPEAEMELILQQSNQLFSNNPGSALRLAGIGVAVPFRLEAWHNELGLDQETSDRLAAWAGFDVVDALEQSFGCDVFMENDRTAAAIAEMLFGVGKRVNNFVYLFLDVVIGGRVVCDGDILRGTNSNAGDLALMQIGSPGQSSLLLEHASLFLLLNKLSKAGIEKSKITQLSEDSSEQRQIFDQWVEQAAQALSLAVINIHSLLDTEAVVLTSRLPRELMQYFIQRMEVILEQEHQLDLGQNLPKLLEGENRSDVHALVQPWSPTITDMPLLLQFCQDRLSKYRLISLLFEFHIFNQKE
- a CDS encoding helix-turn-helix domain-containing protein, encoding MEYSQNARLVLQCLRHHGELSRAEISRMTGLSAQTASVLMNKLLKDELVVETHKRYGSIGKPATQIQLNS